A single region of the Tachyglossus aculeatus isolate mTacAcu1 chromosome X1, mTacAcu1.pri, whole genome shotgun sequence genome encodes:
- the LOC119919707 gene encoding E3 SUMO-protein ligase PIAS3-like, with translation MDMEKSKNPPRLLAARPVVTMEELPFYKVYAEIIRPTKLAPRNSVMYKKIKFHFIASPEKLDEIQRTSEIQLRHEALTFQLRFCLWDTRGPQTDHLPQHLSITVNEKKCFILKEREFNKHPINITELVHFSDVEPNTIKASWSVNDREDYAMSLRWVKQLTTDDLLRELRAKDIFPAYRTRAMIQEEMKAKEGEATASSFRISLICPMGQSRMSVPCRALSCSHLQTFDAVQYLQQNKEKETWRCPICVKKAYFKNLVVDEFFLNVLDIGPDFEEIEFLPDGSWFPVGPRRNLRDDCNAPGHRGFLVSPPPDCDTEIPTTAPMHSFSSNVELQIPGTPGSIPAAMSMTEMTRPQQLQVFLQGPPQVMNLQQSGSPQSSFQLISTRASPDLNFPPCFTVVTQLFAWPTLTSPNSSDYNRGLPWGPPAQVPAPLPPPAPAPVPGPGPCSEWIPLPLPVGLDQPCSQQLSLSGSGMGQGRGVPAFQQLVRYQSPAPGLFPPRVQIFQPAGPVGDTVAGPWGRGTFSLNMPPPFLTPVDPNMGACLTQVGSASSSRANSHQSRQARGAANMDSSEPEALP, from the exons ATGGATATGGAGAAAAGCAAAAATCCACCTAGACTTCTAGCTGCCCGCCCTGTTGTCACAATGGAAGAGCTGCCATTCTACAAAGTCTATGCTGAGATCATCAGACCTACAAAACTAG CACCTAGGAACTCTGTGATGTATAAGAAGATAAAGTTCCATTTCATAGCCAGCCCAGAAAAGTTGGATGAAATCCAAAGGACCAG TGAAATCCAACTGAGACATGAGGCGTTGACATTTCAACTCCG GTTCTGTCTATGGGATACCCGGGGCCCTCAAACAGATCATCTTCCTCAACACCTGAGTATCACGGTCAACGAGAAAAAATGTTTCATTCTG aaagagagagagttcaACAAGCACCCCATCAACATCACGGAACTGGTGCATTTCTCGGATGTGGAACCCAACACCATAAAGGCCAGTTGGTCAGTGAATGACAGGGAG GACTATGCCATGTCCCTCCGCTGGGTAAAGCAGCTTACCACAGACGATTTACTACGGGAACTGAGAGCTAAGGACATTTTCCCTGCATACAGGACACGGGCCATGA TCCAGGAGGAGATGAAAGCCAAGGAAGGAGAAGCCACCGCCAGCAGCTTCCGTATCTCCCTCATATGCCCG ATGGGACAGAGTCGTATGTCCGTGCCCTGCCGCGCACTGTCCTGCTCCCATCTGCAGACTTTTGACGCGGTCCAGTACCTGCAGCAGAACAAGGAGAAGGAGACGTGGAGATGCCCCATCTGTGTCAAGAAAGCATATTTCAAAAATCTGGTTGTTGATGA gtTCTTCCTTAATGTCCTCGACATCGGCCCCGACTTTGAAGAGattgagtttctgcctgatgggtccTGGTTCCCGGTAGGGCCCAGGAGAAACTTGAGGGATGACTGTAATGCCCCTGGCCACAGGGGCTTCCTAG TGAGCCCTCCACCTGACTGCGATACGGAGATTCCTACCACTGCTCCAATGCACAGCTTCTCGTCCAACGTGGAGCTGCAGATTCCAGGCACCCCAGGGTCCATCCCGGCCGCCATGTCCATGACAGA gatgACAAGACCTCAGCAGCTTCAAGTCTTCCTCCAGGGTCCACCCCAGGTCATGAACCTCCAGCAGTCTGGATCTCCGCAATCTTCCTTCCAGCTGATCTCTACCAGGG CCTCCCCAGACCTGAATTTTCCGCCTTGCTTTACGGTTGTTACACAG ctCTTTGCCTGGCCCACCCTCACCTCTCCAAACAGCAGCGACTACAACCGCGGCCTGCCCTGGGGCCCTCCAGCCCAAGTTCCAGCCCCattgccacccccagccccagccccagtgcCAGGGCCTGGCCCCTGTTCTGAATGGATTCCACTGCCACTCCCTGTTGGACTCGACCAACCCTGCAGCCAGCAGCTTTCTCTTTCTGGGTCCGGGATGGGGCAAGGAAGGGGTGTCCCAGCTTTCCAGCAGCTGGTCAGATATCAGTCCCCTGCACCGGGCCTCTTCCCCCCCAGAGTCCAGATCTTCCAACCTGCTGGACCCGTGGGAGATACTGTGGCGGGCCCATGGGGAAGAGGTACATTCAGTCTGAACATGCCCCCTCCGTTCCTGACCCCAGTGGACCCCAACATGGGGGCTTGTCTCACCCAGGTGGGTAGCGCTTCCTCCTCCAGGGCAAATAGCCATCAGTCCAGACAGGCAAGAGGGGCTGCCAACATGGACAGCTCTGAGCCTGAGGCACTCCCGTAA